CACGTTCGAGGATTTGAAGCAAGCTCTGTTAAATTCATACTCAGTTCTTTAAACCCATGTTAATACTACTGCATTTTCTTCGAACTTTTTCTGACAACGAAAAAATTTGTGATGTTAAAGCAAAATCTTAAACAAATTGAACAATGATGATGAACATTCCAACGGCAATATATCAATGAACTATAACAGACAGGAATACAAATTATACACTGGTGTCGTAAGTCAACTCAGTAACCAGCGCATGACAAAAATTAACACTCAAACCCAACCATCATAACATTCCAATCCAAAAACATGTaatacaaaacaaaacaaaactgCAATAACTGTAGATGAAATTATCCCGTCGTATTCTCTTTTTAGTTTTCACAATAAGATTACTTTTTCCAATTGCACGTGATTTTGTATTCCTCATTAAAGCTATACATTGTGTGTATCTGTGTGTGTACGACCTATTTGTCTATAGATCAAATCCTTTAATGTGATCATAGCCTCAATATTTTAGTACATCTTCATAGAATAAGgttgatttaatattttaaatgacaaAAAAATCCATAACTTCAGATTGATGGCTCGCTTTATCCAGATGTTCGGCATGAATAAGATTGTGAAGGGTTAGggtgaaataatttattttcgtGCTTCGAATCGTGTGTTCTTACTCTGTACCATAAGCAGTTGAATCAGGGGCCCAAAATGAAGATGGATTATAAAATATCAACTTACTGACTTTTTGACCCAACTTGTTCTGAAGAAGACTGGCAATGACAAAGATAACTGCCTTATCGTCTGCCAATCCTTCTATTTCCACCTTTTGCAGCAGGTTGCTTTGCAAGGGTCAACTTCCGAAACGAGGAGTGTAAAATCATGACTGAAGAACAAGAGATGATCGTGAAAAGACAACAAACAAACAACAAAGTTAAGGGATTACCAAGCAATTACCCGCATAACTGAAACCAACGGCATAGAAGACGGCCAACTGGACATTGGAAATTAACATGATCACGACAGTCACTGTAAAGAAAGAGATTTCGTTATCTTGAAAGTTCCATTAACGATGAACACCGGGAATATGGCACATCGCAGAATCATAGCACTAAATAAGAGCAGCAGTAAAAGAAGTAACAAGGTCAGATAAATTCTAAATAGAGTAACATAATAAGATACTATCTATCAAGAAGAAAGGCTCGTCTTATGATGGAACGGAGAGGATGATAAATCTGAGAGCATTCAAATTGCACCAAGATGCAGGTGATGGTAAAGGATGATCAAGAAACATCTGCTCCAGAATTTTGAAAAGATAAAAGAATGAAATTTTGagagaagaaaagaaaacaacAGGGGTTTGTTGTTCAAATGCATCTTCCTTCTTTACTTTATCATGGTGCCTTTTGAATATACACCTGAGTAAAACTGTTCCTGCGACTAATAAAAGGACTTCACAGTTAGGAACTGGAAAATGGAAAGCCTCGGAGGAAATACATGCTccagaaaatttttaaagtaatGTCTTGAAAATTTTGTCCTTACATGCAAATCAGTGTTACTGACTCACGGTCTTTATCAATTCTCAACTACCATCCTCCATCTCCAACGGAAAATAAAGCTAGCATATACATCTTTTCAGAATGCATCTCCAAGATCcttctttttctttattttctaaAGCAACAGCAATACAGATGCCCTATAACCTTAACCCACAAAACCAGTAATTTTTCAAGTAGGAAAGAAGCCTAGGGCCCCAACAAAATATATTATAGTAGTCAATCTTTGTTTTGGGCGGTTTGTTAATGCCTCATCGTCTTAAATTGTTAGAATTCCATAAACCTAAAGCTGAAGCTGAAGTTTTCAAACATCATTTAAATGATTGTTCAAAAAAGGGAATCTTAGTAGGCTTGGTTTTTTATTTGGTATATACCAGCATAagaaataaaaacaataccacTGATTCACGAACAAAATTGATGAAGGGTTGCTCCCTAAAAAACTCTTTTCTTTGGCTATTTATCTTGCTTTCATTTGTTGTGCTTTAGAATACAATGACCTATATCATCATTTTCTCATTTTCGTTTTGAATACAATGAGTGTCATTCATAGTATTTTTCAAAGGTCATCAAGGTGTGCCTTATGGATCCACCAATTTTTTTTGATGAGAAATGAAACAAACtcccaaaataaaaataaatagacTCAAAAACATGTCGAAGCGTGCAGTCACATGCATCATGCGCTCAAgcctagggatgtaaacgatcaAAACCAAGCCAAATAGTATCAGGCTTGAGCTTGGCTCGTTTAAAATTGATAGAGACTCGAGCTTTTATCGTCAGGCTCGAGCTCGATTTATCTTGAAATTACTAAGCTCGCGAAAAGCTCGAGCCCGGCTCGTTAAAAGCttgtttatcatgttaatcaagccgggtttgagcttggttcattaatagctcgtttatcTGTTTAACAAGCCTGACTTGAACTCGAAGCTTGAGTTCGGCTCGTTCTCGAGCTCGTAAAGCATACtattgagctcgagtttgagcttgttacaaattaaaatatatctatgaactaattttaaatttgacataaaagtttaaattcattcataaataataaaaacgaCAAACATAAcaactaaaaatatataaacgactcgagctcgagcttacgagccacctaaacaAGCCAATCTCGAGATCGCGAGCCTATTAATGaacatgtttgcgagctcacGAGTCGAATATGCTTAGTCTTGAACTTGGTTTGATTAAATTGTCGAACTTGATTTCGAGCTCGaccttgatatgattaacaaacgaactcaaacgagctttttatcTAGTCGAGCTCCGAATAGCTCGCGAACGATTTGGTTCGTTTAAATATATTCACATTCTTACAATGAATGTGAAAACTATGTAGCTCTATGAGGGAAACACATTTTGTGAAACATGGGTGTTGTTTATCCCCTAAGGGGAAATAGCAGCAAGATAAGACAACGAGATCTAGCCAGATCTTCACAAAATAAATCTCggtaccaatggttgcagatgcGTTATCCTTAAACTAGAGCATGCAGAGTGTTTACACTCGAAGAGACATGGCAAAAAATTAggcaaaaaattaaaatcaagaacgctattttacaaaaaaaatcgaATGCCACAGCAGGTATTAACCAACAAGATTTTGCAGACATTCCACTGTCTTTTTGTTCACAGTCGTACGGTCCAAGAAAGAGATACAACATATAAACTTAATCCAATGAGTGTTAGAAAACTAACCACACTGAACAATACGGATTAAAAGTTCTCTTAGTACAGGGTATCCGTCCAAATTCCATCGATCACCAGCAAACTTGAACACATCCCACAGTGCTAAGCATGAAATAAGACCAACAAGAGCAATCGGCAACTGATACCTACGATGTAAAACCAACATTTACACATAATGAGTAAACAATCGATTTCTCAAAGATAATTGAAGAAAACGTCGGACTCAATATTTTTTAGCTACATTTCCACAGTCTGTTCGTTATCCAGAATTATTAATCATCCCAAAATAATAGTCTCTCGCAATAATCCTAATTATTAATCATCCCAAAATAATAGTCTATCGCAATaatcatatttcctagattccATAAAAACATTGTTGAAAATCACCTTCAGAAAAGCTATCAAATAACATCAAAACGCACACATGGAAACAGAAGGAACAAGTAATTACAGGGAGCAAGCGAAAAAGAGGATGAACAGTGACGCGTAATTGCGAGCGAAGCGTTTGACATTCTCGTGGACACGTAGGCGAACCTGAGCGGGGGAGGATGGGAACGAGTACGAATCAGAGGAGCCAAAAAACGCAGCAGTCCAAGGCGGAGTATCGCCGGAGAAGTCGTCCGTCGTGAGCTTGGAGAACGGGTTGAAAGTGAAGAGCGAGAGCAAGGTCCAGATGAGGGAGAATAGTGAGTGTAGAAAACCTTCAGTGGGGCTTGACGAATTCGTGGCTGCAGCGGAGGTGGTGTCTACGGCGGCGGGATTAGGGGCAGTGGTGGAGAGGCGGTGCAGGTCGGTGGTCCGCTGGTCGATGATTTCGAGGTAGCCGGAGTCGCGGAGCCAGGATTCGAATTCGGGTTCGGGTACACTCAGGGCTAACGGGTTCGGGGTGAACACCATCCTCTTCTCGGGTTTCGCGGGATAAGGAGCTGTGCTGGGAACGAACTTGACTTCTATCATGCCTTCCGCcgatttatatattatttaccaATTATGTCATCtaaaatttcatatttcaaaatttatatattatatttataaaggATATTTtaggttttcaaataaaataaagtttaaTATATGTATACACACACAATTACTCCTTATTTTGAATGAATAACTAACTAATAACTAACTAAGAGATGATTACGTTATTCGATTGTcgcaatttaattattattattaagtttaattttatatgtttattagTCTGTACAGTAGTGACTTGAATAAATGCATTACAATTATCATAAAACTtacttgaaaaaaataatttctcgtTATGATTTCGACACTtacattttaatatttttctttgaagGCATAGTTGAATCTTTCTATTTTACACATTTACTCAGTTCTCGgcttaataatttttatggacTGATTTTGGCTTATTTTCTTGAGGAAAGTCCTGTATTCCTCACATAAACAAGATTGTTAATTTCATTCACTTTATATCTCAGATTTGCCTGGATTTTatctttatgatttttttacttgCGTTCTTTTGAAATAAGCTTGATGAACAGAAAgtcaaaatatatttgatttcTATGTAGAGCAGTGAGGATCATGAGTTGTAGAGTTTCACTAAAACTCCCAATCTAGCGAAGTCAAGGTACTATCATGGCTGGCTAAGTACGTGTGTACCTAATTGCCATATGTGATCTATACATATGTATTCAATTCAGCAAGAAATTTCAGTTGACCCTTTGACAACATTTCTTTTCCCATTTAGGGTCAAAAAATATATGAAcaagaaatttattattttttctattttttaagtATGTTTTCTAGACAATGCATGCTCCCATGCTCTAACTTGTGAAATGCGAGTGAGCTGGCTATTTTGATGAGTAAGTCTGCAATTTCCAGTTTTGGGGATGGTCATTTTTGTACTAAGAATATCTAGCCTAAGCATGTATTGTGACTGTAAATGATGTATGAAACGATGGATTGCAGTATCATGAGGAACAGAAAGTGGTCATCAATGTTGCCAAGATaattcaatacaaaaatttTGAACTCTTAAAGTAATTAATTGGTTGATAGTATCATGGAAATTCATATACAAGTCCATTTggataaaagaaaacaaaattgaGGTACGAGTTGTGAATGCTGGGATTATGCTGCCTGGACTGAAGCGGGAACAGGAGTATACCATCCATGGTGGATCTCTACGGCCTTCTTTCTTCTAGCTAGTCGAGACTTTCTCCTTCCCCCAGTGTTTCGGTGAAGTGTTCCTACCTTCACTGCTTTATCAATGGCTGAATATGCTTCTGCTATCAGCTTTTCGACGGGAAGAACTTCTTCGGCTTGTGCGTCAATCTTCTTCACAAGAACTTCTATTGCCTCTAAAGCCTAAAAATTAGAGAATTTGGGGTGTTTTAAGTCACGCTTGGCTTCCTTACTGAGAGATGTGTTCATTAGCTTTGGGTTGTGACAAGAAAGAATTAACACTTGCAGAAGTGAATTATAAGCAAATTTTGTAAGTGCGATTTTACAGAATTCAAATGTGCAAGTTCTGTAGCTAATTCCTGCAAAATTGATGGCAgtcatatcatatttttatcccTCAAAATCCAATTAAGGTACCTATAATCTGCAGCCTTGTGCTATTCTAATTCTACAATAAGTTGGCTTCAATTAGAGGGAAACAATGTACATCATCATCTTTATGTAACAAACAAAAAACATAAAGGATCCATAATCACAAAGAAATGTTAAGCATAGCAAAAATCACGTCCCCATCTAAACTATCAGCCCCAAAGAACGATTAAAAATGACTACTCCACTTAATTTGACGTGAGTTCATGTGCCTGCCTGGGAAGGTTTTCCATCAAAACTCAAAACCAAAAAGCACCTCGACTGGTTCATATATTATACAATATTTAACCCAATCGACGAGATCATCAAAACCAAACTCCTCACACATGTTCAACTGCTCCACAGTCCACATGAAAGGAAATATTCAAGTTTTGCCAAAATCATAGACGGTTCATTGGCTTTCTTGCTCCTCCTTTTGTGAAAATTTATCAGACAAATAGGACACAAATTGTTCCATTTAACACAGAATAGTGATTCAATACCAAAGTCTTTCACCTTAGGTGTTCTTCCTAAGCATTATGTCTCCAAGGGCCATATCACAAAAATTCAACTAGCTCGCACAATCACGTTTATTTGAACTTAGATTTAACTTATAAATCTTTCCAAGTTCCTATGAAGATTAATGCAGTTCATGATCTCCGGAAGGATAATTGCTTTAGTCTTTATAACATGGTAAGGAGGCAAGAGGGTCACACATTCAAATCCCCTGGTGCACAAATCCCTGTATATTACATTATTTTTGTTCAAGGTGCTTTTTTTTTAAGCCTTTATCAACTAAATTATTTTACCGTACTAAACATGTCCACTTATTTACTAACTCAAAGAACATTTCTCCAGCTTACTATTTCGATTGTTAGATTCAAAACTATTGTTGGACCATAACCATATAGGCTCAAGCTTTTACTAGCGAGGCCGATAAAGAACTCAGTTTCGAATCAGGACAACAAATGCTAACCGAACGCAGCATTTCTTTAATAACTCGAAAATCCAGGAACAGGATAGACGTATAACTTAAAGAATAAGTGAACCAACCTTCTTCATTCGAGTCCGGATCTCGGATTTGTGGGCCTTATTGTAGACTCGCTTCTTCTCAGCTTGGCGAGCTCTCTTCGCGGCCGAGTCCGCCTTCTTCTTCGTCCCAGCTTCACATACTATCAAACTCCGCAGCGGCCTTTGCACCGGGCACACCGAAACTAACCCTAAAACACCACCCCCGAAGAAAACCCAGAAAATCAAGAATTCAGAAAGGCACCATACGATAATCTCAAAAACCTCATTTCACAGAATGCAAGAAAGGAGAAACCCAATTctaaaatctaacaaccgaAACGAAAATGGGTTCTCTAATTTTCTGTTGGTCTAACCTTTAGAGAAAAGATTTACAGAAGCATGGGATGAAAAGCTGATTGGCTTCAAGGCAGCATTTGGAGCTGTGGCGAGAGAAAGAGACTTCAACTTCCCCGGAAGCCTACAACAGGTAATGCAATTCATTACTGCTCCAGCCATGTAGATTAGCTgccaattttcttcttcttgagAGAGTGAGGATTGTGGGGAAGATGCAAAATTGGACAGCGCAGAAGATCATATGTCGTTCGATATGTAACCTTATCCACCCACAGCTTTCTTTTGTGAAGGATGAGTAATGAAAACGGTTTGAGCCGGAAAAAGTGTATTATCGCGTTTCCGTAACAGCGCTTTTAAACGAAACGAGTTCTCTGAAATTGGAGGAAGCTCTAAATATGTTGATACCCAcggatgaacccatcaagatccgaTCCAAACTTCCGGTTTATATCTAAGGCCCGCAGGTGAATGACCCATAacaagcccaggtattctcctataaatatcaggtttgagcgtatgattatggattcactatattgttttcagcagcacccttagctgctcctcTCATATATCCTCAGtgactgacttgagcgtcggaagGGCTACGTCAGGACAccccctcctaacgatcttatttgtgatttcaggatcGGGGTAATTTCGGAACCTGCGTCTAGATTAGTGACACTTACTGGAATCGGACCCtgaatttcccgtgagtatcatatatatatttatttattttagttgGAAGTTGCTTCTAATAATTGTATCTGGaatttaaaatatcgttttaagGCCAACTCTATAGAAAATTTTGGATGCCACTGGATTTCTCAGTCAACAAGAACTAAGCCATGCTAGAACTTCGAAACGCTCATCGTTTATTAAGAAAATAAGTAACGACTAAGAGTTTCATGAAATGTTCAAGAAAAAAATTCCAATACTATTTTAGGAAAATGACAAAGACACGTGACATCTTTTGTCAATTTTGGCAACGGGGCTTGCATGATCCCAAATAGACATCAAATTTGAACGTTGGACTTACAAGTATTTAAGGATCGATTTGAATGCAAATCGAGGCCCTCAAACTATCGTGAATTGGATTTTTGAATCAAGATTCTCGATTAACAACTATCTGCATACCTTGCTGAACCCTAAAACACATGTAAAAACATTATTCGATTATTCAATGATCAACTGTGTTGTTCACTCATGTCTTTGAAAAGAAAGCTTATTGTATATTGAGTGAACATATTATAATTATCATAAAAAGTCTTCATGCACAAATTTTCTTcttgttgatttgttatgagtttCAGTATGCTAAAGATTTTTACAAAATATTGTACTATCCCAAAGTATTCTAGTGTAAACTTCTCGTGAGAAGGATTTACGTCATCTTTAAACTTCAAGAAACAATTCCAGACTACTTAATTAACTGCATTTATTTACTTAtctgattgtatatatataatctttTTGAAGTCATTGCCGTTATATTCAATTTTCACTAATTTTCTATAAGTTTCACTTATTGGTCTAATCCTTGTATGCTTAGCCACTATAGATTTTTAAGGCGTCGGCCCGGCCCAATACCTTTATAACCAGTTTTAGAAATTTTTGTAAGCTTCAACCCTATCCACCAATTAGTTCATCCTTATAATCCGTCTGCATCAAATTAGAATTTACATGTCATATTTGTACCATTATATATTATCTAATTAACATAATTTGGACTattaattttaagaaaatttaaggGAGCGGTGATAAATAGACATATCTCTCGTATCGAAGGCGAACTACTATAaattttgtgtttattttttGCCAACTTTTATCGCTTTCAATAATTAAACCGAGACCTTAATTCTTAACGTGAATCATACTTATGAAAATTTATTCAAGTATTGAAATCACGAACTACTTAAGTGTACAATGGAATAATTTGAAAGGGAAATTTTAGTCATATATTTGTCTCTacgattttaatattttgtgtaATCAAATTTCAGTTTCGGTATATTGTCTTCGTTATTTTTGTAATCTTAGTCATTTTCATATGAGGCGCTAAGATGACACTTATGCGGTGTCTATGTGGCTTTTGCTAGTGTACTcttgtttaaaatttttctttgacTTCAAAACGTTTCTTGGGTATCGCGTGATTTAAACCATTGGGTTTTTAGATTTGAATTATCTTTGCATTTAAGAACGATGGATCCAACTATCCTCGTATTTATGTGGTAATATCTCTTCTTGAAAATCCCTATGAACTTTCTTCagtcttctaatcaggtccacgataAAAAACTTTGTTGCTCGTATAAATTATACTAGAGATCTAAACGAAATTTGCGTCGAGGTTGGGTCAccgaaatttcaaaaatcctgtGACGGTGAGGGGGATCATGGCAAGAGCGTCTAGAAGTTCGCCCCATAATCTCCTAGTATCTCtgatagttcctgcaagaatcttaagttatggttagcgtataATACAGTCTCTTCAACTTATATATCCCTATCAAATCTCCAACCATtgttatatcgagagttgcaaatgaattcgataacgattcGATGTGCCTTTGAATAATAATAGTTACATGGTATGTGCAGCTGAGGAAACCCATAATGTACATGTCTTATACTGGCCATATAtttcttgcactattaactcatcatatcacatagtATATTTTCACATGTGTGCGAGCGGTGAAACCTCAAatacaatgcattgactcctacATATTTC
This window of the Primulina tabacum isolate GXHZ01 chromosome 4, ASM2559414v2, whole genome shotgun sequence genome carries:
- the LOC142543255 gene encoding small ribosomal subunit protein bS20c-like yields the protein MAGAVMNCITCCRLPGKLKSLSLATAPNAALKPISFSSHASVNLFSKGLVSVCPVQRPLRSLIVCEAGTKKKADSAAKRARQAEKKRVYNKAHKSEIRTRMKKALEAIEVLVKKIDAQAEEVLPVEKLIAEAYSAIDKAVKVGTLHRNTGGRRKSRLARRKKAVEIHHGWYTPVPASVQAA
- the LOC142543253 gene encoding PRA1 family protein H, translating into MIEVKFVPSTAPYPAKPEKRMVFTPNPLALSVPEPEFESWLRDSGYLEIIDQRTTDLHRLSTTAPNPAAVDTTSAAATNSSSPTEGFLHSLFSLIWTLLSLFTFNPFSKLTTDDFSGDTPPWTAAFFGSSDSYSFPSSPAQVRLRVHENVKRFARNYASLFILFFACSLYQLPIALVGLISCLALWDVFKFAGDRWNLDGYPVLRELLIRIVQCVTVVIMLISNVQLAVFYAVGFSYAVMILHSSFRKLTLAKQPAAKGGNRRIGRR